The Aureitalea marina genome includes a window with the following:
- a CDS encoding mechanosensitive ion channel family protein, translating into MEEVQDVADDVKSIDWDLWIDKGIELATEYGLKIIAALAIWVIGGWIFKRIYKLADKMMGKMHYEASLRKFLGNLVKWGLKILLIIVILGVLGIETTSFAAILAAAGLAVGLALQGSLSNFAGGVLIMIFKPFKIGDLIEAQGELGSVKEIEIFTTKILTPQNRLVILPNGALSNGNITNYSAEGMLKIFHTIGVSYDSDIKQTKEVLMGVLNSLDAVMSDPEPMVEVSELADSSVNFAVRAMVPLDDYWPTYFAILEKSKIALDEAGIEIPFPHQVEIHKEG; encoded by the coding sequence ATGGAAGAAGTACAAGACGTCGCAGATGACGTAAAATCAATAGACTGGGACCTTTGGATAGACAAAGGGATCGAACTGGCCACGGAATACGGGCTCAAGATAATAGCCGCCTTGGCCATCTGGGTCATTGGAGGATGGATCTTTAAGCGCATTTACAAACTGGCCGATAAGATGATGGGCAAAATGCATTACGAGGCGAGCCTCAGAAAGTTCCTCGGTAACTTGGTGAAATGGGGTCTGAAGATCCTTCTGATTATTGTAATCCTTGGGGTTTTAGGAATCGAGACTACCTCGTTTGCGGCCATCTTGGCCGCCGCTGGTTTGGCTGTGGGTCTGGCATTACAGGGGTCACTTTCCAATTTTGCCGGTGGTGTTTTGATCATGATCTTTAAGCCTTTCAAGATTGGAGATTTGATTGAGGCACAGGGTGAACTCGGCAGTGTCAAAGAGATCGAGATCTTCACTACTAAAATACTTACTCCGCAAAACCGATTGGTAATTTTACCCAATGGTGCACTTTCCAATGGCAACATCACCAACTATTCCGCTGAAGGTATGTTGAAGATCTTCCATACCATTGGAGTTTCTTACGACTCCGATATCAAGCAGACCAAAGAGGTGCTGATGGGCGTATTGAACAGCTTGGATGCCGTCATGAGTGATCCGGAGCCGATGGTAGAGGTTTCTGAGCTTGCAGACAGTTCGGTGAATTTTGCCGTTCGTGCCATGGTACCATTGGATGACTATTGGCCCACCTATTTTGCGATACTTGAAAAATCAAAAATCGCCTTGGACGAGGCTGGTATAGAAATTCCATTTCCACACCAGGTCGAGATCCACAAAGAAGGCTAA
- a CDS encoding FAD-binding and (Fe-S)-binding domain-containing protein: MQDALIALKDSLTGELHWDELHQMMYATDASVYRKIPLAVAYPKNALDLKLLVAFALDHKTSLTPRTAGTSLAGQCVGEGIIVDTSRYMNKILELDLKERRVRVQPGVIRDELNDYLRPHGLFFGPNTSTSSRCMIGGMVGNNSSGTTSIRYGVTRDKVIALKTVLSDGGEYVFQELGPEEVAIKMNTDGLEGRLYSGIHQLLSPVQVREEIRQEFPNPQIHRRNTGYAIDKLIDSNLFETQGRNLNLCELLCGSEGTLSLTTEITLQLDPLAPDRVRMIAAHYNSLELALKDVQLAMNHPLHTCELMDDVILDCTKGNTLYQGMRAFVQGNPKAILMLELKADTDKEADRLAGALEKDLIQSASAYHLATLKDETIDHALELRKAGLGLLGNLIGDKKAVACIEDTAVTLEDLPAFIGEFTQLMDHYGQKAVYYAHAGAGELHLRPILNLKKQKDVGLFSEITLEVAKLTKKYRGSFSGEHGDGIVRSSMIPLMIGDKNYEVLRQIKQLFDPNGIFNPGKIIDPWPMDLALRYTPERKEPQIKTLMNFDPEGGLLRLAEKCNGSGDCRKTAQASGMMCPSYRATLDEKDTTRARANVLREVLTGLEEDKLLASNELHEAMQLCLGCKACLTECPSTVDVASARSEFLYQYQQEKGYRLKDRLIAYSSRVNRIGSKWPSLVNFLYGNELFSGMIKRVAGMAPERTLPFLSKPSFDQWYKRSSNNHQGEGQLVILIVDEFSNYLDAHVAKDALKLLVGLGYCVQVMYMDSARALISKGFLEQAKIQVDMNIAELSPHLQEETPILGLEPSAILGFRDEYKRLATDRGQALRLADQVFLIEEFLVDQFQKGKIKSDQFTQTPQLVKIHVHCHQKSLSNQKVTFDLLNIPINYKPTLIPSGCCGMAGSFGFEKENYAISMTIAEHKLLPSVRKLEPNTLIAANGTSCRHQIKDGAGVEALHPVSILVNALI; encoded by the coding sequence TTAGATCACAAAACATCACTGACGCCAAGAACAGCTGGGACATCCCTAGCTGGTCAGTGCGTTGGCGAAGGGATAATTGTGGACACCTCCAGATACATGAATAAGATTCTGGAATTGGACCTCAAAGAACGAAGGGTGCGCGTGCAACCCGGGGTTATCCGAGACGAACTCAATGATTACTTGAGGCCTCATGGCTTGTTCTTCGGTCCGAATACCTCCACCTCGAGTCGCTGTATGATAGGCGGAATGGTGGGGAATAACTCCAGTGGCACCACCTCCATTCGTTACGGGGTTACAAGGGATAAAGTGATTGCCCTGAAGACTGTCCTCAGTGATGGTGGGGAATACGTCTTCCAGGAACTTGGACCGGAGGAAGTGGCAATCAAAATGAATACGGACGGACTTGAAGGTCGATTGTATAGCGGGATTCATCAATTGCTTAGCCCGGTTCAGGTCCGTGAGGAGATTAGACAGGAGTTTCCCAATCCCCAAATTCACCGAAGGAATACAGGCTATGCCATCGATAAACTCATCGATAGTAACCTATTCGAAACACAGGGCCGGAACCTCAATTTATGTGAGCTTTTGTGTGGGAGTGAAGGAACCCTTAGCCTGACCACAGAGATCACTTTGCAACTCGATCCATTAGCACCAGATCGGGTTCGTATGATCGCCGCTCATTACAATTCCTTGGAATTGGCCTTGAAGGACGTCCAATTAGCCATGAACCATCCTTTGCACACCTGTGAGTTAATGGATGATGTGATCCTGGATTGCACCAAGGGAAATACGCTCTACCAAGGGATGCGTGCCTTTGTTCAGGGAAATCCCAAGGCCATCCTTATGTTAGAGCTCAAGGCCGATACGGACAAGGAGGCTGACCGACTAGCTGGGGCTCTTGAAAAAGATCTGATCCAATCTGCCAGTGCCTATCATCTTGCTACTTTGAAGGATGAGACCATAGATCACGCCCTGGAATTGCGAAAAGCTGGTCTGGGTCTCTTGGGTAATTTGATCGGGGATAAAAAGGCAGTGGCCTGTATTGAAGACACCGCTGTTACCTTGGAAGATCTTCCCGCTTTTATCGGTGAATTTACTCAGCTCATGGACCATTACGGCCAAAAGGCGGTTTACTACGCCCATGCCGGCGCGGGCGAACTGCACCTTAGGCCTATACTGAACCTGAAAAAACAAAAGGATGTAGGCTTATTCAGTGAGATCACTTTGGAAGTGGCAAAACTGACCAAGAAATACAGGGGATCCTTCTCTGGTGAACACGGAGACGGGATCGTGAGGAGTTCGATGATCCCGCTCATGATAGGGGACAAGAACTACGAAGTCCTTAGACAGATCAAACAATTATTTGATCCAAATGGCATCTTCAACCCAGGCAAGATCATAGACCCTTGGCCTATGGACCTGGCCCTTCGTTACACACCGGAAAGGAAGGAACCTCAGATCAAAACCCTGATGAACTTTGATCCTGAGGGTGGGCTCTTGCGTCTTGCCGAAAAGTGTAACGGAAGTGGGGATTGCCGAAAGACAGCTCAGGCATCTGGGATGATGTGTCCCAGTTACAGGGCCACCCTGGACGAAAAAGATACCACACGGGCCAGGGCTAACGTGCTGAGGGAAGTTCTTACGGGCCTGGAAGAAGACAAACTACTTGCCTCGAACGAACTCCATGAGGCCATGCAACTTTGCTTGGGTTGTAAGGCCTGTCTTACAGAATGCCCCAGCACGGTCGATGTTGCCAGCGCACGCTCAGAATTCCTCTATCAATACCAGCAGGAGAAGGGCTACCGTCTAAAGGATAGGCTCATTGCGTATAGTAGTCGGGTTAACCGCATCGGTAGCAAGTGGCCCTCGTTAGTCAATTTCCTCTACGGCAATGAACTGTTTTCCGGGATGATCAAACGAGTTGCTGGCATGGCTCCGGAAAGGACTCTTCCATTTCTTTCAAAGCCTTCCTTTGACCAATGGTATAAAAGATCGTCTAATAATCACCAAGGTGAAGGGCAATTGGTCATTTTGATTGTGGATGAGTTTTCCAATTACCTGGATGCTCATGTGGCCAAAGATGCGCTTAAACTGTTGGTTGGATTGGGTTATTGTGTCCAGGTCATGTATATGGATAGCGCCAGGGCTTTGATCTCCAAAGGTTTCCTGGAACAGGCAAAGATCCAGGTAGATATGAACATAGCAGAATTATCACCACACCTTCAGGAAGAAACACCAATTTTGGGCCTGGAACCCTCTGCCATTTTAGGATTTCGGGATGAATATAAACGCCTTGCAACCGACAGAGGACAAGCCTTGAGACTGGCAGACCAGGTTTTTTTAATAGAGGAATTCCTGGTGGATCAATTCCAAAAAGGTAAAATAAAATCGGATCAATTTACCCAAACACCGCAGTTGGTAAAAATCCACGTGCACTGTCATCAGAAATCCTTAAGCAACCAAAAGGTAACCTTCGATCTGTTGAATATCCCGATCAATTATAAGCCAACACTAATTCCCTCCGGATGCTGTGGTATGGCGGGTAGTTTTGGGTTTGAAAAGGAGAACTATGCAATTTCCATGACGATCGCGGAACATAAATTATTACCATCCGTCCGCAAGCTGGAACCTAACACCCTCATTGCTGCCAATGGGACCAGTTGCCGCCATCAGATCAAGGATGGAGCAGGAGTGGAGGCTCTGCATCCAGTAAGCATATTGGTTAACGCCCTTATTTAG
- a CDS encoding N-formylglutamate amidohydrolase: protein MERLSVQEMISRIEREEPFDAVALDYSFTLKIDRYVHYVCGAVHDGGQFRKELWDNCLHSAYDRWYEEDPCTKAMIHTHPIVIAGCDSRFEYDLNRGPDDAVFETAWGKQLWKQPLPRDQHDRSMAKHNSFYEIVHVLISKLESLFGMVVVYDIHSYNWKRWDREVPVINIGTVNLDNDRFGRSIEQWRNSLEGLNLPGVQYCDSKINDTFFGNGYFLKYITSSFQNTLVLATEFKKIYCDELRQVIYPEVVRAINHQLVHKLPHHAQAFYADHKVV, encoded by the coding sequence ATGGAACGCCTCTCGGTACAGGAAATGATTTCCCGTATAGAGCGGGAGGAGCCATTTGATGCGGTCGCACTGGATTATTCCTTCACTCTAAAAATTGACCGCTACGTACATTATGTCTGTGGTGCGGTCCACGATGGTGGGCAGTTCCGAAAAGAGCTCTGGGACAACTGTTTGCACTCGGCCTATGATCGCTGGTATGAGGAAGATCCATGTACCAAGGCCATGATCCATACACATCCCATTGTTATTGCCGGTTGTGACAGCCGATTCGAATACGATCTGAACCGGGGCCCAGATGATGCAGTTTTTGAAACAGCTTGGGGCAAACAGCTATGGAAACAGCCCCTGCCCAGGGATCAGCATGACCGCAGTATGGCCAAGCACAACTCATTCTACGAAATTGTTCATGTATTGATCAGTAAATTGGAAAGCCTTTTTGGTATGGTGGTGGTCTACGATATCCATTCCTATAACTGGAAAAGATGGGATAGGGAAGTGCCGGTGATAAACATAGGAACAGTGAACCTGGACAATGACCGTTTTGGACGCTCCATCGAGCAATGGAGAAATTCCCTGGAAGGCCTTAACCTTCCTGGTGTTCAATATTGTGATTCCAAGATCAACGATACCTTCTTCGGTAATGGATATTTCCTAAAATATATTACTTCTTCCTTTCAAAATACCTTAGTTTTAGCCACCGAATTCAAAAAGATCTACTGCGACGAACTCCGGCAAGTGATCTACCCGGAGGTAGTGCGGGCCATTAATCATCAATTGGTCCATAAATTACCGCATCACGCCCAGGCGTTTTACGCAGATCACAAAGTTGTATGA
- the gshB gene encoding glutathione synthase — protein sequence MNVCFIMYPWDQMDAENDSTLAMIHEFTKRGHGMAITTPANLTIRDSVAFAFCSCLKRKEKISSSLKSFHKHAEFYDEMLPLAGFDVIILRSNPPLDMIMLNFLDSVKDDVFIMNDLDGIRRANNKLYTAVFEDEHNEIIPRTHVTKNKKYLRKIIKEGPDRMILKPLNGFGGSGVILIEKTAMKSINSLLDFYIDNKDGTTNYVILQDYIEGADQGDVRILLLNGQPIGAMRRVPGEEDHRSNVTAGGRVTKHSLTKQEKELCRKIGPKLVKDGLYFVGIDVINGQLVEVNVMSPGGITYMNKVYKTRVQEKVVDFVEDKVLERVTAFERRQKLRKHVNEA from the coding sequence ATGAACGTTTGTTTTATCATGTATCCCTGGGATCAGATGGATGCCGAAAACGATTCCACTTTGGCCATGATCCATGAATTTACCAAGCGAGGACATGGAATGGCCATTACCACACCTGCCAATCTAACTATACGGGACAGTGTGGCTTTCGCCTTTTGCAGTTGTCTGAAGCGTAAAGAGAAGATCTCTAGTTCCCTCAAGAGTTTCCACAAGCATGCCGAGTTCTATGACGAAATGCTGCCCCTTGCGGGTTTTGATGTGATCATTCTAAGGAGTAATCCTCCTTTGGATATGATCATGCTGAACTTCCTGGACTCTGTAAAGGACGATGTATTCATTATGAACGACCTGGATGGTATCCGCAGGGCCAACAATAAGCTTTATACTGCTGTATTTGAAGATGAGCACAACGAGATCATCCCGCGCACTCACGTGACCAAGAATAAAAAATATTTAAGGAAGATCATCAAGGAAGGACCGGACCGTATGATCCTCAAACCGCTCAATGGTTTTGGAGGTAGTGGGGTCATACTGATCGAAAAGACAGCCATGAAGAGTATCAACTCCTTACTGGACTTCTACATAGATAACAAGGACGGAACCACCAACTATGTGATCTTGCAGGATTATATTGAAGGTGCGGATCAGGGTGATGTCCGTATATTATTGCTGAATGGCCAGCCTATAGGTGCCATGAGACGGGTACCCGGAGAGGAAGACCACCGGTCTAACGTAACCGCTGGAGGAAGAGTAACTAAACACTCCCTGACGAAACAAGAAAAAGAGCTCTGCCGCAAGATCGGACCCAAATTGGTCAAGGACGGCTTGTATTTTGTCGGTATTGACGTGATCAATGGTCAACTGGTAGAGGTCAATGTGATGTCTCCAGGAGGTATCACCTATATGAACAAGGTATACAAGACCCGTGTACAGGAGAAAGTTGTCGACTTTGTAGAAGATAAAGTTCTGGAGCGGGTGACCGCCTTCGAACGTCGTCAAAAACTTCGTAAACACGTTAACGAAGCCTGA
- the aroC gene encoding chorismate synthase, translating into MAGNSFGKIFKLTTFGESHGPAIGGIIEGCPAGLDLDIEAIAHEMARRKPGQSAIVTQRKEADAVEFLSGIFEGKTTGTPIGFVIHNQDQKSRDYSHIKDSYRPSHADYTYDKKYGIRDYRGGGRSSARETASRVVAGAIAKQILKDVRITAYVSAVGELELDQNSMPLDFSEIERNPVRTANAEAAAKMEDYIRSIRKQGDTVGGVISCYIDGVPVGLGEPVFDKLHAQLGKAMLSINAVKGFEYGSGFAGTRLKGSQHNDLFNPDGSTQTNLSGGVQGGISNGEPIYFKVAFKPVATIMQSQQTIDKDGNTVEMKGKGRHDPCVVPRAVPIVEAMAALTLVDFWLEDRSAKL; encoded by the coding sequence ATGGCCGGGAATAGCTTTGGCAAAATCTTTAAATTGACCACATTTGGCGAATCCCACGGACCGGCCATCGGAGGCATCATCGAGGGTTGTCCTGCCGGCCTGGACCTGGATATCGAGGCCATAGCGCATGAGATGGCACGCCGGAAACCAGGACAATCGGCCATAGTAACCCAACGAAAAGAAGCGGATGCAGTAGAATTCCTCTCTGGGATATTTGAGGGGAAGACCACAGGGACTCCTATTGGTTTTGTGATCCACAATCAGGATCAAAAATCCAGGGATTATTCGCACATCAAGGATAGCTACAGACCTTCGCACGCGGATTACACCTACGACAAGAAATACGGCATACGGGACTATAGGGGCGGTGGACGTTCCTCAGCACGTGAAACTGCGTCCAGGGTGGTTGCAGGGGCAATAGCCAAGCAGATACTGAAGGATGTTCGGATCACAGCTTATGTCTCGGCTGTTGGTGAGTTAGAACTGGATCAAAACAGCATGCCCTTAGATTTTTCTGAGATCGAGAGGAACCCAGTTCGCACGGCCAATGCGGAAGCAGCCGCCAAAATGGAGGACTATATTAGAAGTATCAGAAAACAAGGTGATACCGTTGGTGGGGTTATCAGTTGCTACATTGACGGGGTTCCCGTAGGACTCGGTGAGCCCGTTTTTGACAAGTTACACGCCCAATTAGGCAAGGCCATGTTATCCATCAATGCCGTCAAAGGATTTGAATACGGCAGTGGTTTTGCAGGAACCCGTTTAAAAGGAAGTCAGCACAATGATCTGTTCAACCCGGATGGCAGTACCCAGACCAATCTCAGTGGAGGGGTTCAAGGTGGTATATCCAACGGAGAACCCATTTACTTTAAGGTGGCCTTTAAACCCGTGGCGACGATCATGCAATCCCAACAAACCATCGATAAAGACGGAAATACTGTGGAGATGAAAGGAAAGGGGAGGCACGATCCCTGTGTGGTGCCCAGAGCTGTCCCCATCGTTGAGGCCATGGCTGCTTTGACCCTTGTCGATTTCTGGTTAGAGGATCGCAGCGCTAAACTATAA
- a CDS encoding thiol-disulfide oxidoreductase DCC family protein translates to MSKNQSVVLFDGVCNLCNGAVTFLIRRDRHDRFRFAALQSEMGAELTRAYGIDTEEVDSIVLIEDKKAFVRSDAALRIARGMNGAYPLLYGFIILPRFLRDPIYNWIAKNRYKWFGRKDQCMIPTPELKAKFL, encoded by the coding sequence ATGTCTAAAAATCAGAGTGTCGTCTTGTTTGATGGAGTGTGCAACCTCTGTAATGGAGCGGTTACCTTCCTGATCCGTCGTGACCGTCATGATCGGTTTCGCTTCGCTGCCTTACAAAGTGAGATGGGAGCGGAATTGACCCGGGCTTACGGTATTGATACCGAAGAAGTAGACTCCATTGTCCTGATCGAGGATAAAAAGGCCTTTGTGCGATCTGATGCTGCTCTTCGAATTGCCAGAGGTATGAATGGTGCATACCCTCTGCTGTACGGATTTATAATTCTCCCTAGATTCTTGCGGGATCCTATCTACAATTGGATTGCCAAAAACCGCTATAAGTGGTTTGGACGTAAGGATCAGTGTATGATCCCTACCCCGGAGCTCAAGGCAAAATTCCTCTGA
- a CDS encoding UDP-2,3-diacylglucosamine diphosphatase, with amino-acid sequence MKRKVELVVLSDIHLGTYGCHAKEVLHYLNSVRPKKLVLNGDIFDIWQFRKRYFPKAHLLVIKKIISLATKGTKVYYITGNHDEKLRRFGGTKMGNISIMDKLVLNLDGKKAWFFHGDVFDASIQHAKWIAKLGGWGYDLLILFNRFINAGLSKLGKERYSLSKRIKNSVKSAVKFISNFEKTASDLAIDNEFDYVICGHIHQPVIRKVTNEKGSCLYLNSGDWVENLTALEYNNEQWRLYHFNPERHRLNHLEEDPLVLPDDLGNLISAFQRPI; translated from the coding sequence GTGAAACGCAAGGTTGAACTTGTCGTGTTATCAGATATTCACTTAGGGACCTATGGGTGCCATGCCAAGGAAGTACTGCATTATCTGAACTCGGTTAGGCCCAAGAAATTGGTCTTAAACGGAGATATTTTCGATATCTGGCAGTTTCGGAAACGGTATTTTCCAAAGGCTCATCTTTTGGTCATCAAAAAGATTATTTCTCTGGCCACCAAGGGCACCAAGGTTTATTACATCACCGGTAACCATGACGAAAAACTCAGGCGATTTGGAGGGACCAAAATGGGGAATATCAGCATCATGGATAAGCTGGTCCTGAACCTGGACGGTAAGAAAGCCTGGTTCTTTCATGGAGATGTTTTTGATGCATCCATCCAACACGCCAAGTGGATCGCCAAATTAGGCGGGTGGGGTTATGACCTACTCATCCTATTCAACCGATTTATCAACGCAGGACTGAGCAAACTGGGTAAAGAACGTTATTCGCTTTCAAAACGGATCAAGAATAGTGTCAAATCGGCGGTGAAATTTATCAGCAATTTCGAGAAGACCGCTAGCGATCTCGCCATTGACAATGAGTTCGATTATGTGATCTGCGGGCACATCCATCAACCTGTGATCCGTAAGGTCACGAACGAAAAAGGCTCTTGCCTGTATTTAAACAGCGGCGATTGGGTGGAGAATCTGACAGCCCTGGAATACAATAACGAACAATGGCGCTTATATCACTTTAACCCAGAAAGACATCGCTTGAATCATCTAGAAGAAGATCCACTTGTTCTGCCAGATGATCTGGGTAATTTGATCTCGGCCTTCCAAAGACCAATCTAA
- a CDS encoding flavohemoglobin expression-modulating QEGLA motif protein: MTFPETIITEHPNLFKIDARLNKLVKKIELLNYVNPINIEQEKRTFFANRYNESPNFKYRRIDFDAHKLQQELFSQEIDKIEDQQSRELYREVIYDYSGLIQCIESIGQGKKFYYNVLKSFGTPTERDVENARFILHFEDPEYNQEMYPVFNVEEAISYFEEFAKQYDFELKIRKSTKLSAAAMVKNSSQEMLLKKNFRYSANQLKVLANHEIGIHLVTTYNGMDQPLKIFHNGFPRNVETQEGLAVFSEYMSGCLTLYRLKELSYRVLATDGIHKGFDFCDTFDMLYSQFKLNREEAFNIALRAHRGGGFTKDYKYLSGLKKVYDYYHQGKEMDLLLAGKVSLEYLPIIQRWQELGMAKPIKYPNFAFEENENTDQTLNFILKNLK, from the coding sequence ATGACATTCCCGGAAACCATAATCACTGAGCATCCCAATCTATTTAAGATCGATGCACGTTTGAACAAACTGGTTAAAAAGATCGAATTGCTCAACTATGTCAATCCGATCAACATAGAGCAGGAAAAACGAACCTTTTTTGCTAATCGGTACAACGAATCTCCCAATTTCAAATACAGGCGCATCGATTTTGATGCGCACAAACTACAGCAGGAGTTGTTCTCTCAGGAGATCGATAAGATCGAAGACCAGCAGAGCAGGGAACTTTACCGAGAGGTCATTTATGATTATTCCGGGCTGATCCAATGTATAGAGAGTATCGGTCAGGGAAAGAAGTTCTATTACAACGTACTGAAATCCTTTGGAACTCCTACCGAACGGGACGTGGAGAACGCTCGTTTCATCTTGCATTTTGAGGACCCTGAATACAACCAGGAAATGTATCCGGTCTTTAATGTAGAGGAGGCTATCAGTTATTTTGAGGAGTTTGCCAAGCAATATGATTTCGAGCTGAAGATCCGTAAGTCTACCAAGCTTTCTGCCGCAGCCATGGTGAAGAACAGCAGCCAGGAAATGCTATTGAAAAAGAATTTCCGCTACAGCGCTAATCAACTAAAGGTCTTGGCTAATCACGAGATCGGCATCCATTTGGTGACTACCTACAACGGTATGGATCAGCCACTAAAGATCTTTCACAACGGTTTTCCCAGGAATGTGGAGACCCAAGAGGGATTGGCTGTTTTTAGCGAATACATGAGCGGCTGTTTAACACTTTATAGACTTAAAGAGCTATCTTACCGAGTATTAGCTACGGACGGGATCCACAAAGGCTTTGACTTCTGCGACACCTTCGATATGCTTTATAGCCAATTCAAGCTGAACCGCGAGGAAGCATTTAATATTGCACTTCGTGCGCACAGAGGTGGCGGATTCACCAAGGACTATAAATATCTTTCCGGCCTAAAAAAGGTCTACGATTATTACCATCAGGGTAAAGAGATGGATCTGCTGCTTGCCGGTAAGGTCTCGTTGGAATATTTGCCCATTATACAGCGGTGGCAGGAATTGGGAATGGCCAAGCCCATTAAATATCCCAACTTCGCCTTCGAAGAGAATGAGAACACCGACCAGACTCTGAATTTTATCCTAAAGAATCTGAAGTAG
- a CDS encoding dicarboxylate/amino acid:cation symporter: MRKIALHWQILIGMLLGLIFGFVMTNISGGRDFVVNWINPFGTIFVKMLKLIAIPLILASLIKGISDLKDISKFRDIGLRTIAIYVVTTVCAITIGLLLVNVVQPGDGISEETIAKLTDTYAGDTGVQSKIAEAGRQKESGPLQFLVDMVPDNAFNALSNNSLMLQVIFFTILFGIAMLLIGEKNAKPLKDFFDSLNDVVLKMVDLIMLTAPVAVFALLANVVVTSGDPDLLVALLKYSLTVIVGLMLMIVFYLIVVGVYTRKNPFWFLTQISPAQLLAFSTSSSAATLPVTMERVEEHIGVDKEVSSFVLPVGATINMDGTSLYQGVAAVFIAQALAFDLTLADQLTIVLTALLASIGSAAVPGAGMVMLVIVLESIGFPADRLAIGLALIFAVDRPLDMCRTVVNVTGDATVSMIVAKSVGKLGKPHVKDWDEHYQEVK, from the coding sequence ATGAGAAAAATAGCATTACACTGGCAAATACTCATAGGCATGCTCCTAGGGCTGATCTTTGGTTTTGTCATGACCAATATTTCCGGAGGTAGAGACTTTGTGGTCAACTGGATAAATCCATTTGGAACCATCTTCGTCAAAATGTTGAAACTGATCGCCATTCCTCTGATCCTGGCTTCCCTGATCAAAGGGATCTCGGATCTGAAGGACATTTCCAAATTCAGGGATATCGGCTTGAGAACCATCGCTATCTATGTGGTGACCACGGTCTGTGCCATTACCATCGGATTACTTTTGGTCAATGTGGTGCAACCTGGAGATGGAATCTCCGAAGAGACCATCGCTAAACTGACGGACACTTATGCCGGAGATACGGGCGTACAGTCCAAGATAGCGGAAGCCGGAAGGCAGAAGGAGAGCGGGCCATTACAGTTCCTGGTAGACATGGTCCCGGATAACGCCTTCAACGCCCTGAGCAACAATAGCCTGATGTTACAAGTGATCTTCTTTACCATCTTATTTGGGATCGCTATGTTGCTGATCGGAGAGAAGAATGCCAAACCGCTGAAAGATTTCTTCGATTCGCTGAACGATGTAGTGCTCAAAATGGTCGACCTTATCATGCTCACCGCTCCTGTGGCGGTATTTGCTCTTTTGGCCAACGTCGTGGTTACCTCAGGTGATCCTGATCTCCTGGTAGCCCTTCTCAAATACTCCCTGACCGTTATAGTTGGTTTGATGCTAATGATCGTGTTCTACCTGATCGTAGTAGGGGTATACACCCGTAAAAACCCATTTTGGTTCCTTACTCAGATTTCCCCGGCCCAGTTATTGGCCTTTTCAACCAGTTCCAGCGCAGCAACGCTCCCCGTGACCATGGAGCGGGTAGAAGAGCATATCGGTGTAGACAAAGAGGTTAGTAGTTTTGTACTTCCGGTTGGAGCCACCATCAATATGGACGGAACAAGCCTTTATCAAGGTGTCGCAGCCGTTTTCATCGCACAGGCCCTGGCTTTTGATTTAACCCTGGCTGATCAGTTGACCATTGTTCTTACCGCTTTATTAGCGTCAATTGGGTCTGCAGCTGTACCTGGAGCAGGTATGGTTATGCTGGTCATTGTCCTGGAGTCTATCGGATTCCCTGCGGACAGACTAGCCATCGGATTGGCGTTGATCTTCGCAGTAGACAGGCCGTTAGACATGTGTAGAACTGTAGTTAATGTGACCGGTGACGCCACGGTATCGATGATCGTTGCCAAATCAGTTGGCAAACTGGGCAAACCGCATGTCAAAGACTGGGACGAGCACTACCAGGAGGTAAAATAG